One window of Sardina pilchardus chromosome 2, fSarPil1.1, whole genome shotgun sequence genomic DNA carries:
- the LOC134068661 gene encoding high affinity choline transporter 1-like produces the protein MTLNIPGLVVMAVFYLLILGTGIWASMRSRKEERKCTGDGMEITLLAGRNINFLVGVFTLTATWVGGGFILGIAEAVYNPTLGLVWALMPVPYVLTFFLGGFFFAKPMRANNYLTMMDPFQLKYGNVLSSLLLFPALVGDVLWVARTLVSLGGTMSVILDLPYVYSILISSVVAILYTLLGGLYSVAYTDVIQLILIFVSLYICVPFMLTNPSSVDISLTAYNATFQSPWVGKVETSDAGKWIDEFLVLALGGLAYQAFYQRILSASSYTQAQITCFTSAFFCLVLGIPSVIVGAVAASTNWNMTSYGLPTPYERGEAGAILPIALQYLTPTYVSIIGIGAVAAAVMSSMDSALLSSASLFSSNMYKNIFRKQASDREMQWVIKISVIVVGLAGTGLTFLDNSVLVFWMVGVDMSYTIMFPQLVCVLFFNRANGYGAITGFILGIVLRFMSGEPLVNLKPVIKFPGGRYDDKNQFVQYFPYRTFIMVSSVLTIIIVSCLTGLIFSKGLVPDRYDLFKIKERAKALVRPEEKGYKEGEKVSNVSNVSKQLLETTSC, from the exons ATGACGTTGAACATTCCGGGTCTGGTTGTCATGGCCGTGTTTTACCTACTCATTTTGGGCACTGGTATCTGGGCATCCATGCGATCTAGAAAAGAGGAGCGCAAATGCACTGGAGATGGCATGGAGATCACACTACTAGCGGGCCGAAACATCAACTTCCTGGTGGGAGTCTTCACACTAACAG CTACATGGGTCGGTGGAGGTTTCATCCTTGGCATCGCTGAGGCCGTGTACAATCCCACTCTCGGCCTGGTGTGGGCATTGATGCCAGTGCCCTACGTCCTGACCTTCTTCTTGG GTGGCTTTTTCTTTGCCAAGCCAATGAGGGCAAATAACTACTTGACAATGATGGACCCCTTCCAGCTGAAGTATGGAAACGTTCTGAGCAGCCTGCTTCTATTCCCTGCCCTTGTTGGAGATGTGCTGTGGGTTGCACGCACACTGGTCAGCCTAG GTGGGACGATGAGTGTGATTCTGGACCTTCCGTACGTCTACTCTATCCTCATCTCCTCCGTGGTGGCCATCCTCTACACGCTGCTGGGAGGCCTGTACTCCGTGGCCTACACCGACGTCATCCAGCTCATCCTCATCTTCGTGAGCCTG TATATCTGTGTGCCCTTCATGCTGACAAATCCCTCGTCCGTGGACATCTCCCTCACGGCCTACAATGCCACCTTCCAGTCACCCTGGGTGGGCAAGGTGGAAACTTCCGATGCCGGGAAATGGATTGACGAGTTCCTGGTGCTG GCTTTGGGTGGTCTGGCTTACCAGGCATTCTACCAGAGAATTCTATCTGCGTCATCCTACACACAGGCCCAGATTACGTGTTTCACTTCAGCCTTTTTCTGCCTGGTTCTCGGAATCCCCTCTGTGATTGTCGGTGCAGTGGCTGCCTCAACAA ACTGGAACATGACCAGCTATGGTCTCCCCACCCCCTATGAGCGTGGAGAGGCTGGAGCCATCTTGCCCATTGCTCTGCAGTACCTCACTCCCACTTACGTCTCAATCATCGGGATCGGAGCTGTGGCCGCAGCTGTCATGTCctccatggactcggctctgcTGTCCTCTGCATCGCTCTTCTCCTCCAACATGTACAAGAACATCTTTAGAAAGCAG gcatctGACCGAGAGATGCAGTGGGTGATCAAGATCAGTGTGATTGTAGTTGGTCTGGCCGGCACTGGTCTGACGTTCCTGGACAACAGCGTTCTGGTCTTCTGGATGGTGGGAGTGGATATGTCCTACACTATCATGTTTCCCCAGCTTGTGTGCGTCCTCTTCTTCAACCGCGCTAACGGCTACGGGGCCATCACCGGCTTCATACTGGGAATCGTGCTGCGCTTCATGAGTGGAGAGCCACTGGTCAACCTGAAGCCTGTCATTAAGTTCCCCGGCGGCCGCTACGACGACAAGAACCAATTTGTCCAATACTTCCCCTACCGTACCTTCATCATGGTGTCATCTGTGTTGACCATCATCATCGTGTCCTGTCTCACTGGACTCATTTTCAGCAAAGGTCTTGTCCCCGATCGCTATGATCTCTTCAAGATCAAGGAGCGCGCAAAGGCCCTAGTGCGGCCAGAAGAGAAGGGGTACAAAGAAGGGGAGAAAGTGTCCAACGTGTCCAACGTGTCCAAACAGCTTCTGGAGACCACCAGCTGTTAG